From the genome of Rhodobacteraceae bacterium Araon29, one region includes:
- the dnaE gene encoding DNA polymerase III subunit alpha — protein MSSSARFIHLRLHSEYSLLEGAIRLKKLPALCASMDMPAVALTETNNLFSALEFSIAASGAGIQPILGCQVDVGYLAVSPGERPKPPAALVLLAQSERGYENLMKLNSCLYLEKDGQLPQVSLEDLELHSQDLICLSGGAYGPVGQLLQTGQRPAAEQLVKRLAEAFENRIYIELQRHPGENGLPEAERLTETAFLEIAYEMALPLVATNDVFFPKSDMYEAHDALICIAEGAYVDQQEPRRKLTAQHYFKSPQEMITLFADLPEAIENTVEIAQRCAFMAYRRDPILPKFADNEVEELRRQANEGLEKRLAVIPPAVSQEDYQKRLEFELDIIEGMGFPGYFLIVADFIKWAKNNHIPVGPGRGSGAGSLVAYALTITDLDPLRYSLLFERFLNPERVSMPDFDIDFCMDRREEVIQYVQDKYGRDKVGQIITFGALLSKAAVRDIGRVLQMPYGQVDRLAKMIPVEGVKPVSIEKALTDEPRLREEARSEEVVDRLLTYGQQVEGLLRNASTHAAGVVIADRPLDALVPLYQDPRSDMPATQFNMKWVEQAGLVKFDFLGLKTLTVIQNAVDLILKSGRHLHTSAEGSDLYRPASGAVDDISAIPLDDARSYHLYASAKTVAVFQVESSGMMDALKRMKPTCIEDIVALVALYRPGPMENIPTYCEVKNGLKDRVSVHPLIDHLLEETQGIIVYQEQVMQIAQEMANYTLGGADLLRRAMGKKIKEAMDAERPKFEKGAAENGVDKKKASEVFDLLEKFANYGFNKSHAAAYAVVSYQTAWLKANHPVEFMAGVMNCDIHLTDKLAVYFEEVKKGLELPYIPPCINRSNALFDVASGALVYALGALKNVGVDAMRLITNGRKQDEIEKPFATVFDFARRVDLKRVGKRPLEMLARAGAFDELDPNRRRMHDSVEILTNYSAAIFEQKSSDQVSLFGDAGEDLPEPRLATVEDWLPAERLTEEQRAIGFYLSGHPLDDYMAPLKRKGVLSLDELAAKAENGPLVAKLAGVVAGRQERKSAKGNRFAFVQLSDSSGAYEVTLFSDTLEKTREHLEAGAKVVITVEATLEADQLKLLGRSVAPVDVAVADAGASGLRVFIDSEATVSAVASVLEQSAKEIKSGAKGPIYFCLMDPALPGEVEIDTGCEFPVTPQVKGAIKSLGGVLEVQEV, from the coding sequence ATGAGCTCTTCTGCACGATTCATTCACCTGCGCCTGCACAGCGAATATTCTTTGCTGGAAGGCGCCATTCGGTTGAAAAAACTACCCGCACTTTGTGCGTCAATGGATATGCCTGCCGTCGCGCTAACCGAAACCAATAATCTGTTTTCGGCGCTTGAATTTTCTATTGCGGCCAGCGGCGCAGGCATCCAGCCGATCTTGGGGTGTCAGGTGGATGTTGGCTATTTGGCCGTTTCACCTGGCGAGCGGCCCAAACCACCAGCAGCGTTGGTATTGCTCGCGCAATCGGAGCGCGGTTATGAAAACCTAATGAAATTAAACAGCTGTCTTTATCTTGAGAAAGACGGCCAACTGCCTCAAGTAAGCCTAGAGGATTTAGAGCTCCATTCGCAGGATTTGATTTGCCTCAGCGGCGGCGCTTATGGGCCGGTTGGGCAATTGCTGCAAACCGGCCAGCGGCCAGCGGCCGAACAGCTGGTAAAGCGCCTGGCAGAGGCGTTTGAAAACAGGATCTATATTGAACTACAGCGCCACCCGGGTGAAAATGGGTTGCCGGAAGCCGAGCGGCTGACCGAGACGGCATTTTTAGAAATAGCGTATGAAATGGCACTGCCATTGGTGGCAACCAATGATGTGTTTTTCCCAAAATCGGACATGTATGAAGCCCATGATGCGCTGATATGCATCGCAGAAGGCGCCTATGTGGATCAACAAGAACCGCGCCGCAAACTGACCGCCCAACATTATTTCAAATCGCCCCAAGAAATGATCACACTCTTTGCTGATCTTCCTGAAGCCATTGAAAACACAGTTGAGATTGCGCAAAGATGCGCATTCATGGCGTATCGACGTGATCCAATTCTGCCTAAATTTGCCGATAATGAAGTGGAAGAGCTACGCCGCCAAGCCAATGAAGGGCTGGAAAAACGTCTTGCAGTTATCCCCCCGGCGGTCAGCCAAGAAGACTATCAAAAACGGCTCGAATTTGAGTTGGATATCATCGAAGGCATGGGCTTTCCTGGCTATTTCCTGATTGTGGCCGATTTTATCAAATGGGCCAAAAACAACCACATACCAGTCGGGCCAGGGCGTGGGTCGGGCGCTGGCAGTTTGGTTGCCTATGCGCTGACCATTACCGACCTAGATCCGCTGCGCTACTCGCTTCTGTTTGAGCGGTTCTTGAACCCAGAACGGGTGAGTATGCCGGACTTTGATATCGATTTCTGCATGGATCGCCGCGAAGAGGTGATTCAATATGTTCAGGATAAATATGGCCGTGACAAAGTTGGTCAGATCATCACGTTTGGTGCTTTGCTTTCGAAAGCGGCGGTGCGTGACATTGGCCGCGTACTACAAATGCCTTACGGGCAAGTCGATCGGTTGGCAAAAATGATCCCTGTTGAGGGTGTCAAACCGGTCTCTATTGAAAAAGCACTTACAGATGAGCCGCGCTTGCGCGAAGAAGCGCGCAGTGAAGAGGTTGTGGATCGTCTTTTGACCTATGGGCAGCAGGTCGAGGGGCTGCTGCGCAATGCATCCACCCATGCGGCAGGTGTGGTTATAGCTGATCGTCCGCTGGATGCACTTGTACCACTCTATCAAGATCCGAGATCAGATATGCCCGCCACGCAGTTCAATATGAAATGGGTCGAGCAGGCTGGGTTGGTGAAATTCGACTTTCTGGGCCTAAAAACCCTAACTGTGATCCAAAATGCCGTCGACCTTATCCTTAAATCAGGACGCCATCTTCATACTTCGGCGGAGGGCAGTGACTTATATAGACCCGCCTCTGGGGCGGTCGATGATATTAGTGCAATTCCACTGGATGATGCCCGATCCTATCACCTTTATGCCTCGGCTAAAACAGTTGCAGTTTTTCAGGTGGAATCCAGCGGTATGATGGACGCCCTAAAGCGCATGAAGCCCACTTGTATCGAAGATATTGTGGCGCTGGTTGCGCTTTATCGTCCGGGCCCGATGGAAAATATACCCACCTATTGCGAGGTAAAAAACGGATTGAAAGACCGCGTTTCGGTGCATCCGCTTATCGATCACCTTCTTGAAGAAACCCAAGGCATCATTGTCTATCAAGAGCAGGTGATGCAGATCGCCCAAGAAATGGCAAATTATACATTGGGCGGCGCGGACTTGCTGCGCCGGGCGATGGGTAAGAAAATAAAAGAGGCGATGGACGCCGAACGACCCAAATTTGAAAAAGGCGCGGCGGAAAACGGTGTCGATAAGAAAAAGGCCAGTGAGGTTTTTGATCTGCTGGAAAAATTCGCCAACTATGGATTTAACAAATCCCACGCGGCGGCCTATGCGGTGGTGAGCTATCAAACCGCTTGGCTCAAAGCCAATCATCCAGTTGAGTTTATGGCCGGCGTGATGAATTGCGATATCCACCTAACGGACAAGCTGGCGGTTTATTTTGAAGAGGTCAAAAAGGGATTAGAGCTGCCGTATATCCCGCCGTGTATCAATCGTTCAAATGCACTTTTTGATGTGGCAAGCGGAGCGTTGGTCTATGCGCTGGGTGCGCTCAAAAACGTCGGTGTTGATGCCATGCGTTTAATCACCAATGGGCGCAAACAAGACGAGATAGAAAAGCCTTTCGCAACGGTGTTTGATTTCGCCCGTCGGGTGGATTTAAAACGGGTGGGTAAGCGGCCATTGGAAATGCTGGCGCGGGCTGGTGCGTTTGATGAATTAGACCCCAATCGCCGCCGCATGCATGATAGCGTGGAAATTTTAACCAACTACTCAGCGGCCATCTTTGAACAAAAATCCTCGGATCAGGTGTCTTTATTTGGCGATGCGGGTGAAGATTTACCCGAACCGCGGCTGGCTACTGTAGAAGATTGGCTGCCCGCCGAGCGGTTAACCGAAGAGCAGCGCGCCATCGGTTTTTACCTCTCCGGTCACCCGCTTGACGACTATATGGCCCCACTGAAACGCAAAGGCGTGCTAAGTCTTGATGAGCTTGCGGCTAAAGCCGAAAATGGTCCTTTGGTGGCCAAACTTGCTGGGGTAGTTGCAGGCCGCCAAGAACGCAAATCGGCGAAAGGAAACCGGTTTGCTTTTGTCCAGTTAAGTGATTCAAGCGGTGCCTATGAGGTCACGCTGTTTTCAGACACATTGGAAAAAACCCGCGAACATCTGGAAGCGGGGGCCAAAGTGGTCATCACAGTTGAGGCTACCTTAGAGGCAGATCAACTTAAACTTTTAGGCCGCTCGGTGGCGCCAGTGGATGTGGCCGTAGCAGATGCCGGTGCCAGCGGATTGCGGGTTTTCATCGACAGTGAAGCCACTGTTTCGGCAGTCGCATCGGTGCTAGAGCAATCAGCCAAAGAGATAAAATCCGGCGCCAAGGGACCGATTTATTTCTGCCTGATGGATCCTGCGCTTCCAGGTGAGGTTGAAATCGATACCGGCTGCGAGTTTCCGGTCACACCGCAGGTCAAAGGCGCCATTAAAAGCCTTGGGGGTGTGCTTGAGGTCCAAGAGGTCTAG
- the xdhA gene encoding xanthine dehydrogenase small subunit encodes MDISFLLNGETVRLENVSPLQTLLDWLRQERHLTGTKEGCNEGDCGACTVIVTDPASVKTLNACILLMPQLDGKAVRTIEAIAPSGQMHPAQQAMIDLHGSQCGFCTPGFVMSMVAAQINADPDHDTTLAGNLCRCTGYAPIVRAACDAESLPRPKWLATDRAVLIANGVSDPEISLPQSSDALAALLEKAPDTTLIAGATDVGLWVTKELRDLHPVAFLHQVGDLAEIDESAEQVAIGAMVSIETLRLWADDHHPSFASMLKRYGSTQVRMAATLGGNIANGSPIGDSAPALIALGASLRLRQGATRRIIRLEDFFIDYGRQDLQSGEFIEAVLIPKTAPDLRCYKISKRFDQDISALCGCFNICVQDGKIASADIAFGGMAGVPKRAQYVEQAILDLPWSIESLEASKAAWSQDFAPIDDMRASADYRIKTAHNLLIRYFHDLSGVESNVLEVIP; translated from the coding sequence ATGGACATCTCGTTTCTTCTAAACGGAGAGACTGTCAGGCTGGAAAATGTCTCGCCCCTCCAGACTTTGTTGGATTGGCTGCGGCAAGAGCGCCATTTGACCGGCACCAAAGAGGGTTGCAACGAAGGCGATTGTGGCGCCTGCACGGTGATTGTGACCGATCCAGCTTCGGTTAAAACACTAAACGCATGTATTTTATTGATGCCGCAGCTTGACGGCAAAGCGGTGCGCACAATCGAGGCAATTGCCCCGTCTGGACAAATGCATCCGGCGCAACAGGCAATGATCGACCTACATGGCAGCCAATGCGGATTTTGCACCCCGGGGTTTGTGATGTCGATGGTTGCCGCCCAGATCAATGCGGACCCCGATCACGATACCACGCTCGCGGGCAATCTATGTCGGTGTACCGGCTATGCGCCCATTGTGCGCGCCGCATGTGATGCCGAAAGCCTGCCGCGCCCAAAGTGGCTGGCCACAGACCGCGCCGTATTAATCGCCAACGGTGTTTCCGACCCGGAAATATCCTTGCCGCAATCGTCAGATGCCCTAGCGGCTCTGCTTGAAAAAGCACCTGACACGACGCTGATTGCAGGGGCAACAGATGTGGGTCTTTGGGTGACAAAAGAGTTGCGTGATCTGCACCCGGTCGCATTTTTGCATCAAGTTGGCGATTTAGCAGAGATTGACGAGAGCGCTGAGCAGGTTGCCATTGGTGCGATGGTAAGCATTGAGACCCTGCGCCTTTGGGCGGATGACCATCACCCGTCTTTCGCCTCGATGCTTAAAAGATATGGCTCTACTCAGGTGCGCATGGCGGCTACTTTGGGCGGAAACATAGCCAATGGTTCACCGATCGGGGACAGCGCGCCAGCGCTCATCGCCCTCGGCGCCAGCTTGCGACTACGTCAAGGTGCAACGCGTAGAATAATCCGGCTTGAGGATTTTTTCATCGACTATGGCCGGCAAGACTTGCAAAGCGGCGAATTTATCGAAGCGGTGTTGATCCCGAAAACAGCGCCAGACCTGCGCTGCTACAAAATCTCAAAACGCTTTGATCAGGATATTTCCGCACTTTGTGGATGTTTTAATATCTGCGTGCAGGACGGTAAAATTGCCTCGGCTGATATAGCGTTTGGCGGGATGGCCGGTGTTCCAAAGCGGGCCCAGTATGTCGAACAAGCGATTTTGGATCTGCCTTGGAGCATTGAGAGCCTAGAAGCAAGCAAAGCGGCTTGGTCCCAAGACTTTGCCCCGATAGACGATATGCGCGCTTCGGCGGATTACCGGATCAAAACTGCCCACAACCTTTTAATTCGATATTTTCATGATCTTTCGGGTGTTGAAAGTAACGTGCTTGAGGTCATCCCATGA
- the xdhB gene encoding xanthine dehydrogenase molybdopterin binding subunit codes for MSVAKPLVHDAAALHVTGAARYIDDIPCPEGTLHLAFGLSDVACATLTEMDLSAVRSAADVVAVICADDLPFANDVSPSVHDEPLLASDRVEYFGQPLFLVVAKTHLSARKAARLGKIRYDEKPALLSIENALAADSRFEEGPRIYQKGDALKAISGAKHQLKGRLEIGGQEHFYLEGQAALAIPQEDTEMVVHSSTQHPSEIQHKVAEALGLGLQDVRVEVRRMGGGFGGKESQGNALAVSCAVAAQMTKAPCKMRYDRDDDMMITGKRHDFRIEYVAGFDDEGRLSGVSFVHYARCGWAQDLSLPVADRAMLHADNAYHLPHCRIESHRLKTNTQSATAFRGFGGPQGMLGIERLMDHVAHHLGVDPLTIRQRNYYCDANALNLSAPPSKRAVQTTPYGMEVKDFILNEMTEALVESSDYHARRAALREWNASSRILKKGLALAPVKFGISFTLSHLNQAGALVHVYQDGTIRMNHGGTEMGQGLFQKVAQVAAQCFGVSIEQVKITATDTAKVPNTSATAASSGSDLNGMAVKQACDVISGRMVEFLVQKYQTTVQDIRFQDGAVHIGAMKLSFAEACKICYENRISLSSTGFYKTPDLSWDRIKGSGRPFYYFAYGAAVSEVVIDTLTGENRILRADILHDVGSSLNPALDIGQIEGGYVQGAGWLTTEELVWNPKGKLLTHAPSTYKIPAIGDRPDVFNVALWNAPNSEQTIYRSKAVGEPPLMLGISVLMALSDALLSCGKSYPALDAPATAEQILMSIERMRHGV; via the coding sequence ATGAGTGTTGCCAAACCACTTGTCCATGATGCTGCCGCGCTGCACGTGACGGGCGCGGCGCGCTATATTGATGATATCCCATGCCCAGAAGGCACATTGCATTTGGCCTTTGGGCTTTCGGATGTTGCCTGCGCCACCCTGACCGAAATGGATCTAAGTGCTGTGCGCAGCGCCGCAGATGTGGTTGCGGTGATTTGCGCCGATGATTTGCCATTTGCAAATGATGTCTCGCCAAGTGTGCATGATGAGCCCTTGTTGGCATCGGATCGGGTGGAGTATTTTGGACAACCGCTATTTCTGGTCGTTGCTAAAACCCATCTGTCGGCGCGCAAGGCGGCCCGGTTGGGTAAAATCAGATATGATGAAAAGCCGGCGCTGCTGTCGATTGAGAATGCTTTGGCCGCAGACAGCCGATTTGAAGAAGGCCCTCGAATTTATCAAAAGGGCGATGCTCTCAAAGCGATTTCGGGTGCCAAACATCAGTTAAAAGGCCGGCTTGAGATTGGCGGCCAAGAACATTTTTATCTTGAGGGGCAGGCTGCGCTTGCTATTCCACAAGAGGACACGGAAATGGTTGTGCACAGCTCAACCCAGCACCCAAGCGAAATTCAACATAAAGTGGCCGAAGCATTGGGGTTGGGACTTCAGGATGTCCGCGTTGAAGTTCGCCGCATGGGCGGCGGTTTTGGCGGCAAGGAAAGTCAAGGCAATGCTTTGGCGGTTTCTTGCGCCGTTGCTGCGCAGATGACAAAAGCGCCGTGTAAAATGCGCTATGACCGTGATGACGATATGATGATCACGGGCAAGCGGCATGATTTCCGTATCGAGTATGTGGCTGGATTTGATGATGAAGGACGGCTCAGCGGGGTCAGTTTTGTGCACTATGCGCGTTGCGGCTGGGCGCAGGATTTATCCCTGCCGGTGGCGGACCGCGCCATGCTGCATGCTGATAATGCCTACCACCTGCCCCATTGCCGGATCGAAAGTCACCGCCTTAAAACCAACACTCAAAGCGCCACAGCGTTTCGCGGCTTTGGCGGACCGCAGGGGATGCTTGGCATTGAGCGATTGATGGATCATGTGGCGCATCATTTAGGGGTTGATCCGCTGACCATCCGGCAGCGGAACTATTACTGTGATGCCAACGCGTTAAACCTTTCTGCACCACCCTCAAAGCGGGCTGTTCAAACCACGCCTTATGGCATGGAGGTCAAGGATTTTATTTTAAATGAAATGACTGAGGCCCTAGTCGAAAGCAGCGATTATCACGCACGCCGCGCCGCGCTGCGCGAATGGAATGCATCGAGCCGCATTTTGAAAAAGGGTCTGGCGCTGGCGCCGGTGAAGTTCGGCATCTCATTTACGCTGAGCCATCTTAACCAGGCAGGCGCGTTGGTGCATGTGTATCAAGACGGCACCATTAGGATGAACCACGGCGGCACTGAAATGGGTCAAGGGCTGTTTCAAAAAGTGGCGCAAGTGGCCGCACAATGCTTTGGTGTTTCGATTGAACAGGTCAAAATCACCGCCACAGATACAGCCAAGGTCCCCAACACATCGGCAACAGCAGCCAGTTCGGGCAGTGATTTAAACGGGATGGCGGTCAAACAAGCTTGCGACGTTATTTCTGGCCGTATGGTAGAGTTCTTGGTGCAAAAATACCAAACCACAGTGCAGGATATTCGCTTTCAGGACGGAGCGGTACACATCGGCGCCATGAAGCTGTCTTTCGCAGAAGCCTGCAAAATCTGTTATGAAAACCGCATTAGCCTTTCGTCCACCGGGTTTTACAAAACACCGGATTTATCATGGGACCGTATCAAGGGGTCGGGCCGTCCGTTTTATTACTTTGCCTATGGGGCGGCGGTCAGTGAAGTGGTGATCGACACGCTTACCGGGGAAAACCGTATTTTGCGCGCAGACATTTTACATGATGTCGGCAGCAGCCTTAATCCGGCGCTTGATATTGGCCAAATCGAAGGCGGTTATGTGCAAGGTGCTGGTTGGCTCACAACAGAAGAACTGGTGTGGAACCCCAAAGGCAAATTGCTTACACATGCTCCATCAACCTATAAAATTCCTGCGATCGGTGACCGACCAGATGTGTTCAATGTCGCACTTTGGAACGCACCGAACTCAGAGCAGACAATTTATCGGTCTAAAGCGGTTGGTGAGCCGCCGCTGATGCTTGGTATTTCAGTTCTGATGGCCCTAAGCGATGCACTGTTGAGCTGCGGCAAAAGCTATCCTGCGTTGGATGCACCGGCCACGGCCGAGCAAATCCTTATGTCTATCGAAAGGATGCGCCATGGGGTTTGA
- the xdhC gene encoding xanthine dehydrogenase accessory protein XdhC, translating into MGFDRSALEQLIVCHGPVARIVVARTKGSVPREPGAAMLVWQGGQSGTIGGGALEYQATVHARQELAANSGESRRLSSHPLGPELGQCCGGYVELLTEVFTEHNLPQKEALLFARPVEPSTDKAAPLAVKRAAALARSQGAAPTASLIDGWMIEPLTDAAQPLWIWGAGHVGRALVQILAPLNELEIIWVDTAKDRFPQNVPIGVTVLPVAEPAAALRHAPAGSAHLIVTYSHALDFELCHQLLSHKFNWAGLIGSATKWARFRRRLQALGHSDAQINRIICPIGRPEYGKQPTQIAIGVAADLLERKQLQANEQGRRA; encoded by the coding sequence ATGGGGTTTGACCGATCTGCTCTAGAACAGCTGATCGTGTGCCATGGACCGGTGGCGCGCATTGTTGTGGCCCGCACCAAAGGCTCTGTTCCGCGTGAGCCCGGCGCCGCCATGCTGGTGTGGCAAGGCGGCCAAAGCGGCACCATTGGCGGCGGGGCTTTGGAGTATCAAGCCACTGTGCACGCACGCCAAGAATTGGCTGCGAATAGCGGCGAAAGCAGAAGGCTATCATCGCATCCTTTGGGCCCCGAGTTGGGGCAATGTTGCGGCGGATACGTGGAGCTGCTGACAGAAGTTTTCACAGAGCACAATTTACCGCAAAAAGAGGCTTTGCTCTTTGCGCGCCCGGTTGAGCCCAGCACTGATAAAGCCGCGCCACTGGCTGTTAAACGCGCCGCCGCTTTGGCACGCAGTCAAGGAGCTGCACCAACAGCAAGCTTGATAGACGGCTGGATGATCGAACCACTTACGGACGCTGCCCAGCCGCTTTGGATTTGGGGTGCGGGCCATGTAGGGCGCGCTTTGGTGCAGATATTAGCGCCGTTGAACGAGCTTGAAATTATCTGGGTTGATACGGCCAAAGACCGATTTCCGCAAAATGTTCCAATCGGCGTGACGGTTCTTCCCGTCGCCGAGCCGGCCGCAGCATTGCGCCATGCGCCTGCTGGCAGCGCACATCTTATAGTGACCTACTCTCATGCATTGGACTTTGAGCTGTGTCATCAACTTTTGTCCCATAAGTTTAACTGGGCTGGGTTGATTGGGTCGGCCACGAAATGGGCGAGATTTCGGCGAAGGTTGCAGGCCTTGGGTCATTCAGATGCACAAATAAACCGCATTATTTGTCCGATAGGGCGGCCAGAGTATGGAAAACAGCCCACCCAGATTGCCATCGGTGTGGCGGCTGATTTATTAGAACGCAAACAATTGCAAGCCAACGAGCAAGGGAGAAGAGCGTGA
- a CDS encoding ATP-binding cassette domain-containing protein, with the protein MSEALLTINDVTKAYPGVVANDAVSFDIGHGEVHALLGENGAGKSTLVKIIYGLVKPDRGTMVFAGAPFAPAEPRVARAAGVGMVFQHFSLFDALTVAENIALGMENPPAQRDLASQISEVSQAYGLPLDPWRTVGSLSAGERQRVEIIRCLLQDPKLLIMDEPTSVLTPQEVEILFTTLRQLKSEGTSILYISHKLEEIRTLCDTATILRRGQKVATCTPADTTARALAEMMVGASFEAPQKQAGKVGDVGLEVCGLSMPALDSFGTALKDVNFSVHAGEVIGLGGVAGNGQDELLSALSGERTCESNMVQIGGQAIGHFGAVDRRALGLFSAPEERLGHAAAPNMSLIENALMTGAKRQSLVRNGFVNWSRTKGFTEDIIARFDVRTPSAGNAARSLSGGNLQKFVIGREVLQNPDVLVVNQPTWGVDAAAAAAIRQALLDLASQGAAIIVISQDLDELLEISDRFGALNAGVLSDILPTADLSLDQIGLMMGGATPQEAAQ; encoded by the coding sequence GTGAGCGAGGCTTTGTTAACAATCAATGATGTCACCAAGGCCTATCCGGGGGTTGTGGCCAATGACGCAGTATCCTTTGACATTGGTCACGGTGAAGTGCATGCGCTTTTGGGTGAAAACGGCGCTGGTAAATCCACCTTGGTGAAAATCATCTATGGATTGGTCAAACCTGACAGGGGTACGATGGTTTTTGCGGGCGCTCCTTTTGCGCCAGCTGAACCACGCGTAGCGCGTGCCGCTGGCGTTGGTATGGTGTTTCAGCATTTTTCACTTTTTGATGCACTTACTGTGGCCGAAAATATCGCCCTTGGTATGGAAAATCCACCGGCGCAACGCGATCTGGCGAGCCAGATTTCTGAGGTGTCTCAAGCCTATGGTTTGCCGCTTGATCCATGGCGGACTGTCGGCAGCCTTTCGGCGGGTGAGCGACAGAGGGTCGAAATTATCCGCTGCCTGCTGCAAGACCCAAAACTGTTAATAATGGATGAGCCCACGTCGGTTCTAACCCCGCAAGAGGTTGAAATTCTTTTCACCACCCTGCGTCAGCTTAAATCCGAAGGCACGTCAATCCTATATATCAGTCATAAGCTAGAGGAAATTCGCACCCTTTGTGATACTGCAACGATTTTGCGGCGTGGCCAAAAGGTTGCCACATGCACGCCTGCAGACACCACAGCGCGGGCACTGGCAGAAATGATGGTTGGTGCCAGCTTTGAAGCGCCGCAAAAGCAAGCCGGTAAAGTCGGAGATGTCGGGCTTGAGGTTTGTGGGCTGTCGATGCCTGCGCTTGATAGCTTTGGCACCGCCTTAAAAGACGTTAATTTTTCTGTACACGCCGGCGAGGTGATTGGGTTGGGGGGTGTGGCTGGAAATGGTCAAGACGAGCTGCTGTCGGCCCTTTCAGGTGAGCGCACTTGTGAAAGCAATATGGTACAGATTGGCGGGCAGGCTATTGGTCATTTTGGTGCTGTTGACCGGCGCGCTTTGGGGCTTTTTAGCGCCCCGGAAGAGCGGCTTGGCCATGCGGCAGCGCCCAATATGAGCCTGATTGAAAATGCTTTGATGACTGGTGCAAAGCGGCAATCACTGGTGCGAAATGGATTTGTAAACTGGTCCAGAACAAAGGGCTTTACAGAAGATATCATCGCCCGTTTTGATGTGCGCACGCCCAGTGCTGGTAATGCGGCCCGATCGCTATCGGGCGGCAATTTGCAAAAGTTTGTGATCGGCCGTGAAGTGTTGCAAAACCCGGATGTTTTAGTGGTCAATCAACCTACATGGGGGGTCGATGCTGCTGCTGCCGCTGCCATTCGCCAAGCCCTGCTTGATTTGGCCAGCCAGGGCGCAGCAATTATTGTCATTTCGCAAGATCTCGATGAGCTTTTGGAAATCAGTGATCGGTTTGGGGCGCTCAATGCTGGAGTGCTGTCTGATATATTGCCAACCGCAGATTTAAGCCTTGATCAAATCGGGTTGATGATGGGCGGCGCAACACCGCAGGAGGCGGCCCAATGA
- a CDS encoding ABC transporter permease: protein MIRLEKRLEPSRVMTAVTPVIAVILTMIVGGIMFALLGKPPFEAIRIIFWDPLFDPNFASYSRPQLLVKAGPLILIAIGLSLGFRAGIWNIGAEGQYIMGAIFGAGVGLAFYPIESWVIFPLMVLAGGFGGWLWAMIPAVLKTRFNTNEILVSLMLVYVAEAILASVSQGLLKNPDGMGFPGSRNLQQYPSAANTEVLANSGMHWGVVSAFIVVIFAYILLTRHISGFHIRLTGEAPRAARFAGVKPARVIILCLGISGMLAGLAGLFEVSGPAGQITIDFNTGYGFTAIIVAFLGRLHPVGILLAGLLMALTYIGGELAQLMLGLPGASIQLFQGMLLFFLLATDVFTNFRIRLGEAA, encoded by the coding sequence ATGATCCGGCTGGAAAAACGACTTGAACCTTCGCGTGTGATGACGGCTGTGACACCTGTGATCGCTGTGATTTTAACCATGATTGTAGGCGGCATAATGTTTGCTCTGCTTGGTAAGCCGCCGTTTGAGGCGATCAGAATTATATTTTGGGATCCACTTTTTGACCCGAATTTTGCGTCCTACTCGCGGCCGCAACTTCTGGTGAAAGCAGGCCCTTTAATCTTGATTGCTATTGGTTTGTCGCTTGGGTTTCGTGCGGGTATCTGGAATATTGGCGCAGAAGGTCAATACATTATGGGTGCGATTTTCGGGGCAGGAGTTGGTCTGGCTTTTTATCCCATAGAGAGCTGGGTGATCTTTCCGTTGATGGTGCTGGCCGGTGGATTTGGTGGTTGGCTTTGGGCCATGATCCCCGCAGTTTTGAAGACCCGATTTAACACCAACGAGATATTGGTTTCACTGATGCTGGTGTATGTTGCCGAAGCGATCTTGGCCTCGGTGAGCCAAGGCTTGCTGAAAAACCCTGATGGTATGGGATTTCCCGGATCACGCAATTTGCAGCAATATCCGAGTGCGGCCAATACCGAGGTTTTGGCAAATTCTGGGATGCATTGGGGAGTGGTTAGCGCCTTTATTGTCGTGATTTTTGCCTATATCCTTTTGACGCGGCACATTAGCGGATTTCATATTCGGTTGACCGGTGAAGCGCCTCGTGCAGCGCGGTTTGCAGGGGTAAAACCCGCGCGGGTGATTATTCTGTGCCTTGGAATATCGGGGATGCTAGCAGGGTTGGCCGGTCTTTTTGAGGTCTCTGGCCCGGCCGGTCAGATTACTATCGATTTTAACACGGGTTACGGGTTTACGGCCATCATTGTTGCGTTTCTTGGACGATTGCATCCTGTGGGCATTTTGCTAGCCGGTCTGCTGATGGCTCTGACATATATCGGCGGTGAGCTTGCGCAGCTGATGCTTGGGCTGCCTGGGGCCTCGATCCAGTTGTTTCAGGGGATGCTTTTGTTTTTCTTGCTCGCAACCGATGTTTTCACCAATTTCCGAATTCGCTTAGGGGAGGCCGCCTGA